The Paramormyrops kingsleyae isolate MSU_618 chromosome 20, PKINGS_0.4, whole genome shotgun sequence genome contains the following window.
tcccttcCTGGGAGCTTGTGTGGCTGACCACTGTGCAGCTGATCCTGGTCCCGGTCACTTTGACCTTCACATCAGTTGCGGCTGACCGGGGCAGCTCTAGCAGGACAGAAATGTGGAGAACtgacttgttggaaagatgAGGTGTCCCATGACGGCGTCCTACGATGGTTCTAAGTGGAAAGTCACTAACGTCTCCAGTACGAGCACTCACTCTGCTGCTGTTCGCTGCAGGAGATCATGTGACTGTGTGCCTAATTATTCACCTGTGTCAGCAATGGGCAAATACTCTGATTAATAGGGGTGCCCGTGTGCTTCTGGCCGTATGTTTTCTGCTATCAGGAAGGTGCTTATTGTGAATTACGGTGGTCGGCTGCTTATGAGCATAGTAATGACACTCGGCCTCCTCCCCACCAGATGAGAATGTGTTCAGCACATTCCGCGAGTCCCTGTGCACCGTCGTCTTTGATGCCCTTTCGGAGTCCAACTCGGGACTGCAGGTGGCAGCCTGCAGAGTCCTGGTCTCACTGGGCCAACAGCCAGGTGGGTGGTCCCGTCTCCTCCTTGCTCCGCCCACCGCTCCACCATAGCACCCCTCTCTTTACTACTTCCCGTCTTGATCCGTGGCACCGTTTCCCAGTTAGTCACCAGTTTCAAGTCCGCAGTCGTCAACATCCTTCAGGGTGATCAATGGGTCTCAAGCCCTCATCCTTATTCAAACTCCCCTGCAATTAAAACCTGCCAAAAAGTAtagcaccaccccccccccccatgccataGTTACCCCCTCCGTGCTGAATATTGTAAAGGAATATCAGTGCGCCACCCAGTGGTGGTTCACTGATGCAAGGTCAGCGGTTTGAGTGAAGGTCACGCTTGTGTAAGCTGATGATTCTCCTGCTTCAGAGAACATGTGACCTCAAGCTGGGACTCAGCCAGTGATACTGAAATTAAAATCCACTATTGTAAGCCTCTCGCTTTGTCGGGCAGTAGCAGTAGTGGTTGTGGTGGTGATGATCACCGTCAGGAAGGGTGACACCCGTTTCGGCCCCCAGACCTTTTGTTGGCGTCCGATGTGGAGCTGGCCATCAGTCACCTGACTCGGCTGGTCTTGGAGGACGAGGAGCTCCAAGTCAGGTGAGCAGGCCGCCCCTCAGTGTCCCCTAGGCGACCTGACACGCGTCACATCAGTCCCGTCGAGCCGCCACCCCCGTCACGATTGTGATTTCTCTGCCTCCAGCACGGCTGTTCTGGAATGTTCCCGCTGCCTGTCCCTCCTGCACCCCGGCACCTTCGCTGCCACCATTGTCCCTCGGCTCAAAGAAGAGATCTTCACAGGTGCCTGGGATGGGGGTGAAAGGCGGGtgggaggtcagaggtcatgggAGAGGCCGTGCGTGACAGCTGGGACCCACACGCTGCTCCTGCTGTGCACGATGGCCACTGCAGGCTCGCTGGCATGGCAGCGCTGACACGGCCGTCTAACGGGACGCTTTACAGCAAGTTAACAGACTTTACAGTGATGATGTCATGCTGGGAAAAGCCAGGAGACGAGAGGAGTCACCAAAAAACTCCTCTTAGTCAAAAATAGGCAGGAAACGCAGCAGGGGGTGAGATTATTGCGCCCCCTCTTTGGTTAAAGCTAAATCAGATATTGTGAAACGTGAGTAAAAGTGTGAAGGCCACTGGCTGGTTGATGTTATGgatgaattggggggggggacgtcaCTGAGGAGGTGCTGTGCGTGACCCCCATAGAGCCCATGACCCAGGGTGACGGGCCCCCCCCGAAAGCTTTGCGGGAGCGGTGCATGACCGCGCTGGCCGCCGTGTCGACTCAGCCCGCGGTGATACGGGAGAGCGCCCCCGTGCTGCTGGAGGTCCTGGCGTCTTCTCACACAGGTAATGAATCCGGGTGTGAATATGGGTTTGcattcaagggtacaacagacGGTCCCTGCGGTGGGGCAGGCTTCTGCTCTGTGCCTCCTGGGGTGCATTCTGGGTCACGGCgattcccctcccccaccaggaACAGGATCGTTCGCGGCGGATGATGCATTGGCAGCGTGCCGCAGTCTGCAGCGGATAGTGGAGCAGGCCCCAGACGTGGAGGACACTGGGAGATTCTTCCATGACATCATCATCCCGCGCCTTCTGGGCTTGGCGTTGCAGGCTGGCCTGTGGCGTAAGTACAGACgcgtggtgggggagggggtgcataGAGCCTGTCTTACTGGGGTATTCCACTGGGCTGCCATTGGGTCGATTTTAGAGGGAGTTTCAGGAACCGTCTCTCTGTGTCCAGGTGGGGTATCCCCACCCCGGGAAAGCCCCCTGACGGAGGAGCCGGTGTTGCTGGCCTTGGTACCGGTGATGGGTACAGCCTGTGCCCGGCTGCAGCCACAGTGAGTCCACTGCAAATACGTCGAGCTTCCTGTCGGGGGCAAAATGCGTCTCTGTGGTGGTAACAGCTGCATTTCTGCTGGCAGGCTGTCTGCTGTCACTGCAGCGCGGGCGGTGTCCCTCTTCCTGGACGGGGACGTGAGTTTCCTGCAGGAAGACGGGCTTCCCGCAGGACTGCAGCTGCTGAGAGTGAGTCTGACGACAGACACACATGGTCCAACAGACGCGCGCTTCCAtgtctgtccagcagggggacTTCTCACTGCATCTCAAGCTGCTTAATTTCAAAAGCCACTGCGAGAAGATCCAAAAAAAATGATGAATATAACATAAGCGATATGACGCTGTAGAGGGTGAAGAAAAGGTGCTTTGTGTCTCTAAAACATCTATTTCCAGGAGTTTGAGAACCGGTGGAGACATTTGTACAAGAATACAGATGCAAGTCCCTGTGTAGCGGGTCACAGTATCTGCTTCTGAagaggtgcatgctgggaaggccGTAGGCCCTGCTAACAGTGCCCATCTTCCAGGTGCCGCACTCCGGGAGCCTGTCGCAGCTGACATGCCTTCTCATGGCCTGCGTGTGCTCCGTGCCGCAGAGTgtaagccccgcccaccacgCTGGCCCATCTTCACCCTGCTTCGGCCTTtgtttttgtgggttttttttttttgtttttttttttaaatgatgctgCTCATGTCATGTAGTAACGGCATGTATCCTGTAGGGGGCACTGTCTCAAAGAACAATCCTCAGAACAGAGGCAGGTAATGTGATGCTCTGCCCTGCAGGTGGAGCTGCCCCAGGTGGAGCGGTTGATGGCGGAGTTGGAGGAGCTCTCCTGTACGTCCACGCACCCCTTCTCCTACATCAGTGCCTCCAAGTGCTTCGCCGGCCTGGTGAACAAGAGGCCTGCAGGTGGGAGTTTACCCAGAATCCCTCCCTCTGAGTCACAGAACTAGTCACGTACAAAAGAGGGGTTGCCTGAGTAGGTTAACCCGTTTGACTGTGGACCCGACGCAGGTCTGTGTCCATCCAGTGAGGGTTATGAGGTACTGGAGCTTTTAGGGTGAACAGGGGTCGGACCCGACGGAGAGGCTCAGCTGCGGATCTCCCGCTTTTAGGGGAGGCGCTGGACTTGCTGCTGGACAGAGTGATGGGGAGGATCTGCTCGGAGCTGGACCGCGCCTCCTCTTCCCTCCGCCTGCAGGCCTTCACCCTGCTGCTCTGGGTGAGATGGGCCGCCTACCAGAACCGTGTCCATGTTATGTACCACCCTCAGCCCTCAAACTGGACCTCCAGGTACCGCTTTGCGGTGTGTCTTGTTATATAGCATTGCTGTATTTAGTTTGGCTGCTGAACCTTTAGCCCGTAGCCCTACTCTTACCTCTAAGGTGCCAACAGCCTCTCCAATAATTCCTCTCGGCAACTCTGACGTTAGAAATTCTGACAGCTGGAGGTGTTTTTCTTTGGAGTGGTTCAGCGTTAAGCCCCGTCTCTCTGCTCTGATCTGCGAGGTCAGGTTTTATAGCCAGCATGGCCCCTCTCTGCCTCCGCACTCTGCTCAGGACCGTGATCCCCTGTTTTTCAGGTGACCAAGGCCCTTCTGATCCGATATCATCCCCGGGCCTCCGTGCTGACGGATAAGGTAACGCGTTCGGGTCATGAGTGGGTTAACTGAGCCCTTctggggctcgaacctgcaacacCAGCGTGTTTAAGCTGCCCGCTCCGCTATTCCGCTTCAGATGTTCTCTCTCTTGACGGACCATGAGCTGGGCCCCCTAGTGGCTGACGGCTTTTCCGTGCTGATGAGCGACCCGGTGGACGTGCTGACCCGGGCGGGCCACGCTGAAGTGCGCATCATGTACCGACAACGCTTCTTCACGGAGAACTCGGCCAAGCTGGTGCAAGGGTTCAACTCAGCGGAGAAAGGTACTGAGAGGGGTGGGGCctgtgagggggcggggctagggagggagggggcggggcttatgAAGGGACTTCATCGAGGCTCGGCTGAAAACCAGAACATTACCAAGCAATTTCACAACTAGTTTAAACTTTTGTGGCTGTTAATCAGACTGGAAAGATCCCCATCAGTGGTGCATTTTTGGGCTGTGAACTGGCAACCTGCCTCTGTGCGGTTCAGTTGCCAGCAGAGCATTGCTGTCCCTATTGGTGTGAAGTTAGAGatgcagcacccccccccaccacgagGTCGTGCATACGGGGTGTGAACCAGCAACCCAGCTCCACGTTGCTGAACATGGGCTGCACTGTCCTCGAACCTGTCACCGGGCTCACATCCCAATACGTCCCCGGAAGCACCAGACGTGCAGAAAGTAGGTCAGACTGCGAGTCACAGGAGCAGCTCGGAACGTCACCGGGGATTTAATCACCAGGGGTCCAGATTCTGTTCCTGCTAACCACTCAGCTAATGAATATTCATTAACCTGAGAGCCAGTATGAATGTCCTGTCCTGAAAGAGCAGAACACTCTGTATCATATCGAgatatttaaaatgaaagtgtAATTCCAGTGACGTATGAAGGTGTTCATGTGCATGTAGCAATTCATTATATGAGATTTTCAAGTCTGCACCCTTGTAGACAGTCAGCACGGTCTTCATTGCTATTCTGACCACACAGAACACTTCCTTACATCGTCTTGCCTTCACTGTCCCAGTTCACTGCATAAGCAGAAGGCTTTTTTGCTCAGAAGGTGGTTTCCATGGAGATGGAACAATCAGGCATTCTGTCAAGGAATTCCCGAGGCCCAGAGATTCCGTCGGCGGCTTATGGGGGGAGTGACCTCGCCCTTGATAcctgcctccctctctctcttctccccctccctccgGCACAGAGATGAAGCCCAGCTACCTCAAAGCGCTCTCACACATTGTGAACAACCTTCCGAGGCAGGTCCAGCTGTCTGAGCTTCCAGCGGTGAGTTGCCTgcctgggtgggtgggtggggggagtgaAGATTTTGAACCGAGAAGAATGCCAGACTTTTTGTAAATGTCTTTGAACATAGTGCAGAGATAATTACACCAGGTGCTGAAATTAAAGACCCTGAGGTCACAACAGAAGCAAGCAGAGAACAGTATTTAATTAGCGGTGCTCGGGATTCAGACGCCGGGCTGTCAGCCGCGAgctggagggtctctctgtgtgtgtgcagctgctCCCCCTCCTGCGGGAGGCGCTCTCGTGCCCGGACCAAGCGGTGCAGCTGTCCACCCTCTCCTGCCTGTACCCCGTGCTGATGGACTCCTCGCCGGTGTCGACCCTCTGCCCCCAGCTTGAAGGGCTCATATCACGCCTGCTCGGCCTCACCAGCAGCCCTGCCATGGTACTCACcgcgttccccccccccccatcatatTGCTCCATTCCTCCACCCCCATCACCCCAGCTATTTCTATAACAGGAGTACTTGTACAGTGCATATGTCTGACTGATTTCTgtgtcgtcccccccccagAAAGTACGCATCACTTCCCTGCAATGCCTTAACGCCGTGTCCCACTTCCCCGATCACGGAGTACGTATGCACGCCGCCGTCCCTGTCGTATCCTGCTAAACGTGGATCACATGACCAGCGGCCTGCTGAAGCAccgctcgggggggggggggggcaggtgcatACCACTGTGGTCGCCACGGCATTGATGCGCAGCATCTGACCGCGGACCTCAGACTGTGTCAATAATCTCCGTCTAACACACTGCTGGTGTCCTGCCTGTGGTTTCAGTCGCTGGTCAGTCTGGCTCATTCAGAAATAAAGGGGGCATCATTTTAACCATCACCCCCCAGGAGTGACCACCATACCCATCCTTTCAAATAATCTGTGCTAGTGTGTAGTGTGTCAGGGCGTTGTGACTGTGaccggaaggtcgctggttcataTCCCGCTGCAGCCCtaaacaaggcccttaatcccaatGGCTCTAGGAACTGGTTGTACATCATTTTGGTTTAAAGCATCAAAGCTAAATCAATCAAGCTAAATCAATAAATAGAATCCGTTGCATTGGTGGTTTTGGGATTAAGTATTTGTTAGCAGTTTTGTACCTGCCCCTCTACCCAATGATAAGATTTTGTGTgcgctgccccctccccccataggTCCTCCCGTTCCGCGATAGGGTTCTGCGAgcactggcccctcccctggatGACAAGAAGAGGCTGGTGAGGAAGGAGGCGGTAGCAGCGCGGGGAGAGTGGTGAGTCACGCTTAAACAATATGGCAACCCTGTTTCATCCCGCCTAGGAGCACTTGGTTGTGCATGAACAGACAAAGCATGGGATACAATGTGAGCTGTTTGAGGAGCCAAAGCAGCAGTTCAGCAGCGAAACGGAAAATTCAGCAAACAGATGTGTCACGGGTTTGGAAGTGGCTGCGCAGGCAGCAGGCTCACGCAGCAATGCTTACTAAACGATAATCCGAAAACATCAACCTAAGAGCGCAAGTCAGCAGATCCTGGAAAGGATTTTCATTTACTAAAGGTCCAGATTAGAATCCAATCAATATTTGGAACATTGTATGATTTGAGCATGATTAGCAAATAAACTAACTGCACTTTATATTAACCCCCTAAGTTGAGTTTTAGTAAAAACTACTGAGTGCTTTTTAGTTGGAACTAACAAAATAATCAGTCCCAACATGAGGATAATATAATAATTCCCTACAAGGTAATTAAAACTCCAGGTAACGAGGAGTTTTTGCTGGTTTGCAGGTTCCTCCTGGGAAGCCCAGGAAGGTGAGCCCTCCCCCACCTCGCTGTGTCTCTGGGGAGGGGAGAGCGTGTCCACAGCAGACGGCCCCGGACTCCAACCTGCCGCCACAGCCTTGTATACTCAGCGTAGCACACACTCTATCGCACTGCTTCTGGCCCTAGAGCGCACAAAGTGAGGCAAGGGAAAGTGGGGACCTAGAACCCAAACCACACCGGAAACGTGTCCTAGATCAAATGGACTCTTACCCAGCGAATGGTGGGAGACAAAACTATAATACAAAACTACAGTATTCCCACCTACACTCTCTAACCAGACAAggaggaaacaaaaaaatgaaccaACAACCGCTGACATGGAACATGCAGGGATATAGGTTTCACGTGGGTTTCACTGACATTAGTTAGTACTGGCACCTATTTTTAGTTCGTAAAAATGTGTGCTAATCCTTTCAGACAGCGAACTGGTCACCAGCTGTCTGTCCCTGTTAGCCAACTAACATTAAACCTCACACAACGAAAGTCAGGGCTATTGTGGACATGATTTAAGTTTCTATAAATAAATGTCAGatttttataaatgcatttgAGTCTGAGATTTCCTAAGTAATTCATCTGTGCCTTAAGGGATGGGTTTCGAACACTATACTATgacaaacatttattaaaaacatttaagcaaaaaaaaaaaaaaaaaaaccaatccATTTCACAGGTACAAATTTGCACAGTCTGCAGTGGAGCTCCGCTCCTTTTGGTTACCGCTGCATGGAGTTCAGTCTGGGCTCTTTGTATTGCTTCCATGCCATCCTCAGGTTGCCGTGGTGACACAGTCATTACCTCATCCCACCTCCACTTCCTGCCCGACTGACCAATCGCATTTGCCGACGTCTTTCTGGGAAAAGCCCATCAGCCCTTTTAGTTTATGGCACGACAACACCAGGACGTTTCacattcaaacacacacacacacacacacaaatgggcCCGTCGTGTACAGAAGGGGCAACAGGGCAGCCTGCTGGGATGCACTGCTTAggtgggctgggctgggctgtgCTGGACTGTCCTGTCCTCTTTCAGGTCCTCCATCCCCAGTCCCAGGGAATCGGTAACCTTCACAGGCCAAATGTCTGTCTCCAGGCCAGCACCAGAAGACACGTGTGGTTATATAGCAGTTGGATCTCTTCTGTATACAGAGCGGTCCCATGTTAGCCCCTCCCCAAAGGGGGCGTGGTCAGAGGGCAGGAGGACATGAGTCAGCCAATGGCTGTGGAGGAAAGAGTAAGATTAAATGCTCTGGCTGCCTTTAGGCATATTAATCCTGACATTTACAGATtacttcccctccccccccatcagtACATTTATGGCTCATAACTTGGGTGCTGGAAATATGTGTTACTTTAGTTCAGTCATGGCCTCTCACGCTACGGTGGAACGGTTTGTCCGGCTGAGTAAGCTGCAGTCTCACCTTCTTTTCTTCACACCAAAGAATATTCTCCAGTTCTCCACCTTTCCGTAGTTGTACGGGTTCCGGAAGACCTGCATAAATATCATGGCCAGACACTCTCCATTGCCACCATGCTAATATACTTTCAAATATTTTCACAGCGTTAATAAGCCGTTGGACTGAACAAGGTCAGTGCATACAGGGACCACTAGGGGGGGGGAGGCTCACCTTGCCGCTGTCCCGCAGCCGTCGAGCCTCCTTGCGGTTGATGTGCCTCTCCACGCTCGTCTCTCCCCGGGTAATGAGAGCCGCATGCCACAGCGTCAGCCCTGTCAGGGCTACTGCCACCGAGCTGCGGGGAGGAGGAATGACAGCGACTGTAGCGGACTGTCGGGCTCTGCATGTGTAATGCAGTGGACTGTAAGAATGTCATGCAGGCCTGCTGTACATTGAATCAAGCTGAAATTCTGAGAGGCCTCACCTGGTAAGCACCCATAAGTAGATCATACACTTGTGAAACAGCTTCTCCGTAAAGGTGAACAAAGGCTCAGGGGTCTGATAGTAGCTCTTGAACGACACAGAACAATGATTTAAACACTCGCATCCCATTAGTCGAATACTCATCCATCACAGAGGAAAGCATTTATCTATAAACTAGACGTGCATCCACACAAGGCAAATATCTATGAACCAGACTTGCACCCACGTTGCGGCATGGAATGACAAAGTCACCATTCTCCATATTTAACATGTAAAACCTACAGGTCTATGGACccttttttgtgttttctgggTGTAGTGCAGCCCCCATAAGATGGTAGCCCTTCTACATTCTCGCCGACACAAAAGGAAAAGTCCAGCGGCACTCTAGCTGACAGGAGCTGTGTGTGATTATGCTGAAGAGCGGCACAGCCGCGACGGAGGCGGCAGCTGAAAGGAGGCAGGGCTGAGGGACACACAGCACGTCTCCGGGGAAGGATAAGGTCCATGGTGGAGATTATTATGGTGGGCACAGAGGAAAAGACCTTATGTCGGTTTGTCACTGCAAAAATGCAAAGGGCCAGACCTCTGATGAATGGCAAAACAATAGAAAAATCTTCAGATGTTTCATTTGGTTTGCATTAATAATTCAGAGAAGCTGTTGTAGGACATCACCCCAGGGTGTACCTATTCTGCTTGGGAGAGATGCCACACCCCCTGGGGCGTGACCAGCGTGAGCAGGTGGAATACAGACGGATGCAGGGAACTCCTACATGCACATGCACCCTCTGGGGTGGGTGGAACAAAGATCCTAAATACTGGACCTTCAATAGTGTCCTACCACAGCCCCACCCACTTAATTTCTCCTTGGCCCAATTCCTATGGTGCTACCATGGTAACATAAACACAGGCTGCCATGGTTACTCATGTCCCGCCCCACCCCACACATTCATTAACACCAAGTCCCGGGCGGGCAGTATTGTTGGCCTTATGGGACGTCAATGTGAGGCAAACAAAAGAGATTAACAGCACAGCTACTCAGAGCTTATGGTCCCGTGATACACCAGTCAACACCACACTCACCTCCACGGCGTTGTAGGCCCCGACGAACATGTCCCAGCAGCTCACGCTGCAGTAGATGCAGCCCATGGTCATGAAGAGGCAAAAGGAGAAGAAGTAGCGGTGGTTGAGGTGTCCCACACAGTTATTCAGCCAGGCTGAGGGAGAAGCCAGTCAAGGACAATGTGGAGGACAATCAGCACAGGGATGGGGCCTTCATGTTATACCACACTTTTATATCAGTGAGAAAGGGAGAAGATACCAAGCCTCTTCAAGCTATTcagcccccaaggaccacagaCCTGCTCGTCCTTAAGAAGCAGCATCTTCAAAGGTACCTCAGGTGAGGCATCAGAGTCCAACTGTGCTTTGAAAAGCCATTAAGAGCATAGGTGCAACTAAAAACCAGCACACCCAGTAAGGACCAGCATCTCCCACTGCTGTGTGGGGTTGGTGTGGGGGTCAAATGGTTCTGTGCCCGTGAACGCCCCAGGAACTGACTGGTCCCACCTTCTCAAATGTAAATGTGTCGAGGTGTATATGCAGACTCCTGGATCCACAAACAGGCCAAATGCACCAAATTTCATGTTTAAATCACAAAGGATACGGCAGTGGTGATCCATCTTCAGCACACACCTGTAAGAGACAAAGTTAAGAAGGGCACCGCAATCACGCTCATCCTAGATCACGACACCCATCTGAGAGCAACCAGAGGGGATTTTAAGTGCTTTGAAATCAACCCAGGATCACAGATGGCCCACAGCACAGAAATGCAGTACCCAGCAAGATCTGCAGTCTCCTTACCGGTTGCAGATGCTACAGTGGTGAGTTCTGGCCGGTTTGGGGAATATACACTTCTTACAAATGGACACTGATGGTATGTCAGTCTTCATCTACAAAGGAAATAAATATTACTTGCTTAGAATAAGCACATAAAATTCTAATATGAATGAGAAGCTTTTTAACAGAAAATGATGCCATGTGGAGTAAACTGACAGGTTAGTCTTTTTCTTGCATAAACAGCCGCAGTGGCTTCTGGGTAGTGGAGATCAGGAGCAGAAGCCAGGGTGACTGCGATTACCATGGCGGGCAGAGGCGGAACGTTCAGGTCTGGAAAGTATAAA
Protein-coding sequences here:
- the zdhhc16b gene encoding palmitoyltransferase ZDHHC16B; this translates as MSRWRRLSPTAARLFLRCLHLRPCSAWGGRGGRMTGRLKELWSYGRLLLKSLCFNALCNFDVFLDSIFEPVYWLVDHLTRWFGVVFVCLVILLTSSVLVIVYYFVLPLIISTYPAHWVTWHLCYGHWNLLMIVFHYYKAIRTSPGHPLQMKTDIPSVSICKKCIFPKPARTHHCSICNRCVLKMDHHCPWLNNCVGHLNHRYFFSFCLFMTMGCIYCSVSCWDMFVGAYNAVESYYQTPEPLFTFTEKLFHKCMIYLWVLTSSVAVALTGLTLWHAALITRGETSVERHINRKEARRLRDSGKVFRNPYNYGKVENWRIFFGVKKRSHWLTHVLLPSDHAPFGEGLTWDRSVYRRDPTAI
- the mms19 gene encoding MMS19 nucleotide excision repair protein homolog, translated to MICQHLRTRSLLSRTMATDGAVLLGLVEEFVSGQQDSKAADTARGVKTGQFKILELVEALGLSLTSSQPQTRARGVQLLSEVLHECNSSLSEKEVEVLVVFYENRLKDHYVILPHVLQGIKALTKTPLWPPGLAVSVLRSLFRDIHVQSLMLVERSCVYSILINLMEFKEEELKGLGADFVFGFVQAMDSERDPRNLLLAFQIARNILLRGYELGKFTEELFEVTSGYFPLDFTPPPNNPHGITQEDLIVALRGVLSGTARFAQFLLPLIIEKLDSDVQNAKLDCLQTLEACASVYSYSELKGFLSGLWASLRREVFQTASEKIEAAGLSALSALSACLSRSVLDSQGDDGLHVFLDLVIQDCQHHLCEPDLKLVWPSAKLLQAAGGASYRASHRITSVVMPKLMQQYISQTQCAHRRTLLEVLQGFLQPVQCSVPLEGDENVFSTFRESLCTVVFDALSESNSGLQVAACRVLVSLGQQPDLLLASDVELAISHLTRLVLEDEELQVSTAVLECSRCLSLLHPGTFAATIVPRLKEEIFTEPMTQGDGPPPKALRERCMTALAAVSTQPAVIRESAPVLLEVLASSHTGTGSFAADDALAACRSLQRIVEQAPDVEDTGRFFHDIIIPRLLGLALQAGLWRGVSPPRESPLTEEPVLLALVPVMGTACARLQPQLSAVTAARAVSLFLDGDVSFLQEDGLPAGLQLLRVPHSGSLSQLTCLLMACVCSVPQSVELPQVERLMAELEELSCTSTHPFSYISASKCFAGLVNKRPAGEALDLLLDRVMGRICSELDRASSSLRLQAFTLLLWVTKALLIRYHPRASVLTDKMFSLLTDHELGPLVADGFSVLMSDPVDVLTRAGHAEVRIMYRQRFFTENSAKLVQGFNSAEKEMKPSYLKALSHIVNNLPRQVQLSELPALLPLLREALSCPDQAVQLSTLSCLYPVLMDSSPVSTLCPQLEGLISRLLGLTSSPAMKVRITSLQCLNAVSHFPDHGVLPFRDRVLRALAPPLDDKKRLVRKEAVAARGEWFLLGSPGR